The following is a genomic window from Paenibacillus thiaminolyticus.
GAATGATTACCCAGGCTTTGTGTCCAACCGAATTTCTCATTTATTCATGAATGAAGCAGCCTTTGTCGTTCAAGACCAAGTGGCTTCCCCCCAGGAAGTGGATGAGATATTCAAGAAATGTTATTCCCATGCAATGGGTCCCTTGGAGACGGCTGACTTGATAGGTTTAGATACCGTGGTGCAATCCTTGGATGTGCTATATGAAAGCTATCAAGATTCTAAATTCCGCTGCTGCCCCCTGCTGCGGAAAATGGTCGATGCCGGCTTGTGCGGCCGAAAGTCGGGACAAGGATTTTATACATATAAATAAGGCTCGGTGCAGGCGAATGGCCAAATTTGATGATAGATAAGAAAGGGGATTATCTATGGAAGACGCCAAGGTAAAAATCAAGCAATTTGTGAGCAGGTTTTTTAGAAAGCACGAATTACAAGATGATGATGATATTTTTTCATTGGGGTATGTAAACTCTTTGTTTGCGATGCAATTGGTCATGTTTCTCGAAAAAGAATTTCATATCCGGGTTGATAATCAAGATCTGGACCTCAACAACTTTAGGTCAATCCATAAAATTGTTGAACTGATTGAGAGAAAAGCCGGAGTCGTTAATAATCCGTAAAGTGGGTAATGATGATGAAAATCGAATTGACGAAGGAACAGCTCAACTGGAAAGCGGAGTTCAGGGATTTTGTAGATGAGGTCGTGATGCCCTATGCTGAAAAAAACGACAGAGAAGAGCGGATCGATCCCGAATTAATGGAGCGATTGAAGGAGAAGGGATACCTTGGTTCCATGCTGCCACGGGAGTACGGCGGATTGGGGCTGGACTGGGTGACCATTGGAATTCTGAACGAAGAAATAGGACGCGGGTGCTCTTCCTTGAGAAGCCTGGTGACCGTACATGGAATGGTGGCCTTGGCTCTCCTTCGCTGGGGAAGTGAAGAACAGAAGCATCAATGGCTGCCGAAAATGGCCGCCGGTGAAATTATCGGCGCTTTTGCGCTCACCGAGCCGGAGGTGGGCAGTGATGCCAAGAATGTGCAGTCGGCGGCGGTTGCATCCGGCCATACTTACGTAATCAATGGACATAAAAAATGGATCACGATGGGACAGATCGCGGATATTTATTTGGTGTTCGCCCAGTGCGAAGGAAAACCAACGGCTTTTCTGGTCGAACGCAACACTCCGGGTTTTACCGCAACGGCTATATCCGGCTTGCTGGGCGCCAGGGCTTCGATGCTGGCGGAACTGCATTTGGCCGATTGTGTAATCCCGAAGGATAACATGGTGGGCAGCGTCGGGACGGGGTTATCCCATGTGGCCTTGCATTGTCTCGACTACGGGAGATATACGGTAGCCTGCGGATGTGTAGGCTTGGGCCAGGCTTGCTTGGAGCAGTCGGTAGACTATTCAAGAAAAAGAAGGCAATTCGGCAGGGCATTAAGGGAGAACCAGCTGATTCAGAAGATGATCACGGAAATGACGGTAAATGTGAAGGCAGCCAGGCTCTTATGTTATCAGTCGGGGTATTTGAAGGATGTTATGGATCCCGATTCGATCATGGAGACATGGACGGCCAAATATTTTGCCTCCAAGATGGTTAACCAGGCCGCAAGCGATGCCGTGCAAATTCATGGAGCGAATGGATGCAGCCGTGATTATCCAGTGGAAAGGTATATGCGGGATGCCCGAATCAATGAAATTATTGAAGGAACCTCGCAAATGCATGAAATGCTGATCGCCCTTCATACGATTAGAAATATATAGCCGTTATTATTTGAGCACATTCCTTATATTACAAGGAGGCATGAGCGATCATGGAGAAATTCGCTTTTCTTTTTCCGGGGCAAGGCACTCAGTTCTTGCAGATGGGAAAAGCATTTTATGAAAATTATCCGATAGCAAAGCAGACCTTCGAGGAAGCAAGCGAGGTCTCAGGCCTGGATATGGCTAACCTCTGCTTCCATGGGAGCGTAAGCAGCATGAATGAATTTGCAAATATGCAGCTTGCTATCCTGACGGCTGAGATTGCGATATTCAGGGCGTATATGAACGATTATGGCATGTACCCTCAATTCGCCGTTGGCCATAGTATTGGAGAATATGCCGCATTGGTGAGTGCAGGAGCGATGACCTTCGCGGACGCGATCACCATCATGGCGAAGCGGGGAGAACTGGTAAGCAGGATTATCGATAAGAATACCGGTCATATGGCGATCATTGAACAAGCCAGCCCGCAAATGATAGAAGATTGCATCAAGGCATCCAACGCACAGGAGAGCGTTTATATTTCATGCTTCAATTCCGGGAGTCAATACGCAATCAGCGGATGGAACGACAAGCTGGAAGCGGTCGAGCAAATGCTGCTGGAGAAGGGGGCCACTGTATCTCCGCTATTTCATAGTCCGCCCATTCACTCCCCTCTCATGAATGAGATTTGCATGGAATATTTAGATTTTATGAATGGCTTTGAATTTTATCCATTCCGTTTTCCTGTCATTTCGAATTATACTGGAGCTCCTTTATCCAATCCGGCTCAAATAGCCCAAACGTTAACCTACCATTTAATTAGTCCCGTCTTATTTACATCGGCCACCAACCTGTTTCATAAATATGGCGTTACGGCGACGATTGAAATGAGTCCCAAGTTATTATTGTCTGAATTGATTAATGAAGATCGGCCGGCAATCACAACGTATTGTTATGGCTTGATTCAGGATAAGCAAAAGTTGGATGAGTTATTTCAGTCCGACCCGAATTTTGCCAAGGATATGCCCAATTTTGCCGGAAGATGCCTTAGCATACTCGTGTCCACCGAGAACAAAAATCAGAACCAAAACGAATATAAAGAAGTTGTTCAAATCTATGAAAGAATTAAAGAAAAATACAATGAACAACAACGAAATCATGTGGGAACGACAACCGATCCGCATCCAGAAATGCTCGATATGCTGATTGCTGCACTTCGAATGAAAAGGCTAGAACCGAGAGAATTGAAAAATTGCGTAAAAACGTTGTTGGATGAAACCAATTCTTTCTACCGGTTCGCCAATGTATATAACGCCTTATAGACAACGAAGTTCATACATGCGGCGTTAAGAAAGTACAGGCAAGCATGCGAGTTAGGTTCACGATAACCTTGAGGAAAGTGGGATAACGCGATGAATCATCTCGATCGTTCACCTTATAAAGACGATGATATAGCTGTTATCGGCATAGGGCTGCAAATCGCCGGCACGAACAATTTGGAGGAGTTCTGGGGGATATTCGAAAATAATATCGACTGTATCCGAGATCTGCCGCAAGGCCGCCAAGACGACCTGGAAGACCTGGCTCAGCTCTATTCGCTTATGATGCCGAACCCGAACGGACGCATTTCCTATAATAAGGCAGGATATTTGGAGCGGATCGACGAATTCGATTACGAGTTTTTCAAAATCTCGCCGATCGAGGCACAGGTGATGGATCCGATTCAGCGGATCCTGCTGCAAACGATTTTTCATGCATTTGATGATGCGGGATACACTCCGGACATGCTGAATGGGACAAAGACCGGTATTTTCATTGGTTATACCCCAGGATCGACGAAAGATAATTATTCTACGAATATATTTCATAACAACCCGGAGTTAATTAAATATTCCAATGTCGGCAATATGCCTTGTATGGTGCCTTCGCGCGCTTCGTACATATTGAACTTGAAAGGGCCGACGATGATTATCGATTCGGCCTGCTCTTCCTCGCTGGTGGCTATTCACGATGCCTGCATGAGCATCAAAAACGGAACTTGTACGATGGCGATTGCCGGCGGCATTCGGCTCCACTCTTTTCCTATCGCGTATGATGATATGAATGTAGGGTTCGAAACGGATGATAATAAAACGAGGACCTTCGATAACTCCGCCAGCGGAGCGGCCATCGGAGAAGGATCGGCCGTTGTCTTGTTAAAACCGCTGAAGGCGGCAGAACAAGACAAGGATCATATTTATGCGGTCATCAAGGGGACGGCCATTAATAATGATGGCGCCTCCGCCAGTATTACGGCACCCAATCCTGCCGCGCAAGCCACTGTCATACTGGAAGCACTCGAATCATCCGGCGTGTCCGTGGAAGAGATCGATTATATTGAAACCCATGGGACAGCGACCGCGCTCGGCGATCCGATTGAATTTAGAGGTCTAACCAGCGCTTTTGAAAAATTTACCGATAAAAAGCAATTCTGCGGACTGAGTTCATCCAAAAGCAATATTGGACATCTCTATGAAGCGGCTGGCGTGGCTTCCTTTATCAAAGCGCTTGCGGCGATCAAGCATAAAAAAATACCGGGAGCAAGCCATTTCAATATACCGAATTTAAAAATCGATTTTTGCGATTCTCCTTTCTATATCAGCAGTACGACCCGGGAATGGAAAAAGGATGGATTGCGAATTTGCGGCATCAGCGCGTTCGGTATCAGCGGAACGAACTCTCATGTCATTGTCCAGGAATATGACAATCAATATGAACCTATGCAAGCGCCGGACAACAACCTGCTTGGTCTATCGGCTAAGTCATTAGCAAGCCTGGTTTCACTAGTTCATCACTATAAAGACTACCTTGAAAAAAATGAAGTGGATGTGAACCTCTTTGCCGCCAATGCCAATCTGTATCGAGCCCATCATGCCCAAAGAGCAGCCGTCGTTTTTTCGAATCGCGATCATTTGCTTGCGGTTTTCAACCGCTTAGCCACGACCGACCCGAGCGAATGGACGAATATCGATGGCGTATACTATAATGACCAACCCCATGAGTCCAAAGAGATGGATTATTCTCAAATTCGATCGGCGTTAAAACGCTGCAATACCAGCTTCATGAATGAGGGAACCGGCAGCTGTCAGGATGAATTGCAGGCCGATTTGGATTATTTGGCCACAATGTACAGTTATGGCGCCAAAATGGATTGGAGCGCGCTCTACCAAGGGATGGAACCGAAGCATATTCCAATACCTTATTACCCCTTCAAACGAACTCGTTGTTGGCTGCCCAAAAAAGAGAAAAAAAGAAACTGGACCGAGCTGGCAAGCAAATTGGATCATCCGAAAAAAGAGGAGGAACCCGTTCCCGTTTCCTCTGATTTGTTCTATAAAAGGGTTTTTGTCGAAGCCGATTCGCTCGTCAAAAACCATGACCTGGGAAGATGCTTAGTCATCCATCGGCAAGAGGATCAGATTGAAGAATTATGTGATAGTCTAAACCAACGATTTTTTGCTGTTGAAACGATAGGCATCGATATAGACGAAGCGAAAAGAACGGGCATTGAAAAATATTTCAGCCAGTTATTCGGCGAGATACCGTATAAGGACATTTCTCATATTGTGATCGCCGATCTGCATGGCCAACAAGAGAGCTGGTCCGCTGAGCAATTGCTCGATAGGCAAAAAGTACAGTTGTTGAGCGTGGTAAGCATCTATCGTGAATTTGCGAATTACGAAAATCGCTTGAAAATCACGCCTCTTTTGAACCATTGCTTTCAAGTGACCGGGGACGAAGCGGATGTAAATCCGAACAACTCCTCTATGTTCGGGCTGTGCAAGTCTTTGAACCGCATGTTCAAAAATATAACGTCATGCTGCATCGATATGGATAATCAAACCGATTGGACCCGGATCGCCGATGAGATCTGTGCCGTATCCAATAAGGATATTGTCGCTTACCGTGACAATACGCGCTATTATGAAGGCTTGCATGAAGCTGAATGGGAAACTGACAACCAACAACTCGTCATTCAAGATGACGGGGTGTATTTCATAAGCGGCGGCTTAGGCGGGATAGGCTTTGCCACGGCGATGGAAATGGCGCATCGTGCAAAAGATGTGTCACTGATTCTTGTCGGGCGTACCCGGCTGCCTGACCCATCCGAATGGGATACGATACGGCGAACCAGCCCGGAAAGCGACGTGGCCGAGAAGATCGAGCGGCTTCGCTTGCTTCAGGCGAAAACGAAACATATTGAATATCATGCGGTCGATATTGCCGATGCGGACGCGCTGCAATTCGTCCTTCAATACGTGAAGACGAAGTATGGGAGGATTAACGGTGTCATTCACGGCGCTGGAATCAGCGGGGGCATTACATTCGAACAGCTCAATGAGGAGCATCTGACGAACATACTGAAGCCCAAAGTGATCGGAACATATATGCTGGATCATTTCACAAGGGATCATAACCTGGATTTCTTTCTGATGTTCTCCAGTATTTCGACTATTTTTAGCAGTGCCGATCTGCCCGGTTATATTGCAGGCAATATCTATTTGGACAGCTATAGCGATTACCGCAGCAGAGTATGCGGAAGCAAAAGTATTACGGTCAACTGGGCCACATGGTCTGAAATTGGCATGGCGGTCAAATCGAAGTTTACCATTGACACCTTATTTCAGACGATCAAGACGAAGGAGGCTATCCAGGCCTTATTTTCCGTGCTGCAGCGGGGCAGCGGCTCTGTCGTCGTGGCGAGATTAAATCTTAAAGATAAAATTTCGATGCTGTTAAAGACATACCCAATGCAGCTATCCCCTAGAATCGCCGAAGCGCTGAGCGAGAATGCGAATGAGAGCCAAAGTCGTAAAAGCTCAAACGATGCAAGCCAACGTGAACAGTACGGGAATGTTGAGGACACGCTCATTAAAGTATGCTGCAAAAATCTCGGTTATGAGGAGATGAATGTCCATCATAATTTCTTTGAGCTGGGTGCCAATTCGATTTTATTGTCCATTATTTATAAGGATCTGAATGAGGTGTTTCCTGGCGTATTGCAGGTAACCGATCTGTTCTCCTACCCGACGATTAGCTTGTTGGCAGAGCATATAAGCAATCACATGGCTTCACCAGTTCACCCATCCTGTCCCGAGCCGGAAGCCGAAGCTGCTGCACGAATAAGCCGGGACACGATATCTGTTGCACCGATATCGGTTGAAGCTGCATGTTATGACACGATTCCATCCGATTCTGCTGCACCGAACCCTGACGTTAAGCCGGTGGAGACCAGTTCCATGGAGCAGGATGACGACAGTGTCGCCATTATCGGTGTCGGACTGGATCTTCCGGCCGGTAACGATTTGCGCAGTTATTGGGAGGTTCTCATTCATGGCATCAACGTCGTAAGGGATATCCCGCCGGAGAGATCGGTTGATATTACGAAGCACCTGCGGGCGCGCAACTTCAGTGAAGAGCAAATCAAGTTTAGAAAATGCGGATATCTTGATGAAGTAAATAAATTCGATCATGCTTTTTTCGGAATTTCTCCGCGCGATGCGGCCTTGCTTGATCCGGTCATGCGTCTCTTTTTACAATGCTGCTCGAATGCGATCGATGATGCCGGCTATGGCGCAGATGGTGTGAAGGGGACGAATACGGGCGTATTTCTTGGGTATACGGCCAATATTGGCAATGCGTATAACCGGCTTTTATATGAAATGGATCCGAAGCTGTTCAATGATGCTTTGCCGATTGGACAAGTGAGCATGACCGCCAGCAGAGCCGCGTATGTGTTCGATCTCAAGGGACCTAGCATGGTCATCGACACGGCTTGCTCGTCCTCCCTGGTTGCCCTGCATATGGCGTGCGAGCAGATTCGATTCGGCAAATGTCAAATGGCGTTAGCTGGCGGAGCATCCATTATGGCGATTCCTCTGGCGGATGGAACCGGAATCGGCTTTGAATCCCCAGAAGAAAAAACAAGAGCCTTTGCTGATAATGCGAGCGGTTCGGCCATTGCCGAGGGAGTCGGGGTCGTTCTGCTCAAATCGCTGAAGCAGGCGCAAAAGGATGGGGACTCCATCTATGCCGTCATTAAAGGAAGCGCCATTAATCAGGATGGAAGTTCGTTTGGCATTGCCGCTCCGAACTATATGGCGCAATCGGATGCCATCCAAAAGGCCTGGCATAATGCGGGCGTGACGGCTCACGATATCAGTTATATCGAAGCGCATGGCACGGGCACGCAGCTAGGCGATCCGATAGAGATCAGGGGAATCCATAACGCATTCGAGGCATGTACCGACCACAAACAAATATGCGGCATCGGATCGGTGAAAACCAATTTAGGCCATGCGAATGAAGCGGCCGGGATGTGCGGCTTATTCAAATGCATCCTCGCGCTGCAGCATAAGCTTATCCCGCCTACCCTCCATTTTCAGGCGCCGAACCAAAATATCGACTTTATTCATTCCCCTTTATATGTTGTCGACAAAGCTACTCCGCTGAAGGCTAAAGGGGAAAAGGCGATCATCGGGATAAGCGGATTTGGAATGAGCGGAACGAATGCGCACATTATTTTGGAAGAGGCGCCGAAGGCGGCGAGCCGCGCCAAAACCAAACACAAGCTTCCGCTCGTCTTTACAGTATCGGCCCGAACGGAGCAAGCCGTATTTCAATTAATCCGTCGCTATCGAGCTTATTTGCGGGAAAACACGAACGTCGATCTGATGGATCTCACCTGCACGCTAAATAGGGGAAGAAAGCATTATTCTCACCGTCTGGCATTTATCTATCATCATCACCATGAGCTGCTGGCGAGGCTGACGGAATTAGCCAAGTTAGAATCCTTTGCGCAGATCGCGAATGACTGGTGCCGCTGCGGTCATTACTCGATTGTTCCGGAAAGCAAGAAAGAGAAATACCCGCATGAGATCACTTCAAAGGAGCAGCAACTGATAAGCGATGAGGTGAATGCGTATTGCGCCAACGCGGATAAGCAGAATGCCGCAGCATTGCAATTTATTATCAACTGCTATATTCAAGGCGCAGCCGTCAGATGGAGCGCTTTGTATAACGAACCGTATCAGAAGCTCCATTTGCCGACTTACCCGTATGCAAGACATCATGCTTGGTATCCGATACCGGTCACAGAAACACCGCCGCTACGCGAGAAAACGGTATATGACCATTTCTTCCACCATAAGCGCTGGGTGGTTCAGGATGAAATTACGGTTACCTTGCCGCGGCAAGAGGAGACCTGCGTACTGGTTCATAGCGATAGCCATGGCAACCCCCTTCTTGCCCGCGCACTAAGAGAAGAAGGCGTAAGAGTGATTGAGGTGTTTGCGTCAGATATCGGTTTTACACAAATCGATCACGACAGGTACCGCATCGGGAACCATGCTGACGATTTTAAGGAATTGTTCTTGCAGCTGTCGGATATCCCGATCCGCAAGATCGTACATGTCGGCGCTTATCGGGATGCGGAAGCGAGCAACATTCATGACATGTATGAGGAATTCGAATATGGCTTCTTCAATGTGGTTCATTTGGTCAAAGGATTGGTAAAAGCGCGTCTGGATCAACCTGTCCAGCTCGTTCTTGTCGCCTGTAATGCGTATCGAATCTCGGGAGAAGAGCAGCGGCTGCTGCCTCATCATGCGACGGTGTTAAGTCTCGGCAAAGTCATTGAGCAAGAGATTCCGAATATAAGCTGCCGCGCCATTGATACGGATATGGATACCGATGTGAAGCAAATCATTGGCCAACTGTTCGCGGATCATCCGATGTATGTGATTGGCTTGCGCCAAGGCATAAGCTATGTTGAGGAGTTCGATGAAGCCGAGATGCAACCGGAGACGGCACACCGGATTGTACAGGGAGGGACCTATATTATTACGGGCGGTACCTCCGGCATCGGCATTCAAAATGCTAAACTGTTCAGCGAGCAGGCGAAGTGCAATCTTATTCTGTTAAGCAGAAAAGGATTTCCGGATGAATCGGTGTGGGAAGCCTATGAGTCGAAGGAAGGGTATCAGGAACAGATTAAGGAGTTCAAGCAAATAAAGAAGAACGGATCTACGCTGGAATTTATCGCGTGTGATGTGAGCAATGCGGATGATGTGCAGGCCATGCTTGAGTCCGTACGTACGAAGTATAAAAAAATAAACGGGATCGTGCATTGTGCGGGCGTCATTCAACCGAGCTTCATGCTGAGGAAGGAAAAGGAGAGCTACCTGAGCGTCTTCGCGCCAAAAATAAGGGGAACCTGGAACTTGGCGGAATTTACGCGCAACGATCAGTTGGATTTCATGCTCCTGCATTCATCTAATGTGACCGATGCGGGCGAACCGGGACAAAGCTGTTATATGGCGGCCAACGCATTTCTGGATGCGTACACCGATTACTTGAATGCGCAAGGAAGAAATACGTATACCGTGAACTGGGTTGCCTGGAAAGAAACGGGTATGGCGCATAAACAGGGCACCAATGTAGATACAGTGACCAAAGCCATCACCAATCGCGAGGCCGTAAATGCGCTGAACGAGCTGCTCCGAAGCAAGCCGCAGCGTGTCGTCATCGGCCAGTTCAATGAAGACGTTGACTTGATCCCGCTGCTGGAAAATAGCCGCAATGCAGTGGCTCCCAGCTTCACGGCGAAAATTTATAAAGAGGCTTATAAAAAGCCGCTCAGTGAAGCCGCAGCTCCAATCCTTGTTGAGCTAGCACCTTCTCGGCCCGTTCAAGAGGCGAATCCGGCAAGTCCCTCCGGCAAGGACATTAAACTGACAGGGAAGTTGGAAGGAATTTATACACCGGTCGAGAACGCGGCAAAGGCTGAGGCGGAGAACATCAAGCTGAAAGGCAATGTGGAGGGAATTTATACCTCTGTCGAGCGAAAAATCGGCCAGATTTACGGCGAGATTTTGGGTTACGATGAAGTGGATATTTACGAAGGCTTTTTTGAAATGGGCGGCGACTCCATTCTGCTTACGGAAATGCATGACACGATCAACAAGCTGTATCCGAACATCGTCAAAATCGCGGATCTGTTCGAATTCGATTCGATACAAAGCCTGTCCGAGTATATTGCTTCGCGAATGGAAAGGATGGAAAGCGCGGAGAAGAGCAAGGGAAAAGAGGCTGCGGTCCGTGATCAAAAACAACAGACGGACATCGTTTATTATGATATGAGCTGTCCGCAGGAAAGAATCTATTTCGATTACCGGCTCAGCAGTCATAAACATGTCTATAATATTGGCTTTGTCTCTGACAAATCAGGCGATGATTATGAAGATCTGGTCGTGAATGTGAACAAGTTCGTGGAGCAGTTCGATATGCTAAGAACGACGTTTACCACGGTGAACAATAAACTGGTGCAATGCGTCAACCCAATGAAGCCGGTCGAGATTCAACGGGTCCAGGTTGCTTCCGCAGACGATATCGACTTCGCCAAGTATGTCAAAACGTTCCAACTTAGCGAATACCCGCTGTTTCATTTGACTCTATTTGAAGCCCCTGAACAAAAGCTATTATTATTTGACATCCACCATATCTTACTCGACGGCTACTCGACAACGCTCCTGCAGGAACAGATGGAGGCCTTCGGGAAGCGGCATGCCAACGCTGCACCTCTGTCCCCGTACTCCAAGTATGTTGCATTTGAAAAGACATTTTACGCTGCAAAAGAATACGCCGAAATGGGAGATTACTGGAAGCATCAGCTTCAAGGATTTGATTTCACCAATCCCCTCGAAAGTAAAGCGGCAGGTGATGCTTCATATGGCCATGCTTCCGTCCACATCAGTTCTGACTTGGCCGATGCGTTGCTGGCGTTTGCCAAGTCAAGAAATACGACGATGTTTACTATCTTGTTAAGCGCCTATGCGATTGCGCTCCGCATGTTTACGAACCGAAGCGACATTTCGATTGTAACGCCTATGCTGAACCGATATGAGCCGGAATTTAAAAATTGCATCGGCGTGTTTACGAATCTAATACCGATTCGAGTCGAGATGAAGCCGCAGCTTACCCTCGACGAACATATTAAAAATGTAACAACGAAAACAATTGGAGGAATTAAAAATCAATTTTATCAGTATAACCATATCATAAGGGATTTCAAAGAGGCCGGCGCTCAATTCCATTTCTATATGGACTTTGAAGATAATTCATTGAAGAAGTTCAGAGAGACGGAAGATATACCGTATGCTGTAAATATTCCGAAATTCACCTTAGACCTGGAGGTTAAAAAACTGAATCAGATTTACCATATTTCCGCCTCGTATAAAAAGAGCTATGTAAGCGATGAGGAAGTGAACGATATTCTTCATTTGTTCCTGAAAAATGTAAAAGAGATGGTCACGAATGCCAAGCTGCATCATACGCTGGACCAATTCATCGAGCAATTCCAAGCTGGCGAGGTGCAGTCGGGCAGTGTCTAGTTCCGCCCGTACGCATGGAGATAATGCAGGGAGCAAGAAGTCCCTGCATTATCTGCGGGGGCGGCCGCACGCAAGCTTTTGCTCTTGTCCGGTTGCTGCATATGCGACGTAGGAGGCTACAGAAGTGCAACTCAATATATTAAAAAATTTGATGAATTTGTTTACAATCATTTTTTTGCACCATAGATTTTACATCCTGATCTCCTTATTTTACATCATCAGTCATGCGATAGCCCCGTTTATCACCATTGTTTACTTTAAATATTTGTTCGATGCGATTCAATTCCATTATGGATTGCTGTATATCGTGAATATTACGTTATTGATGCTGGCTTGCCAGTTGATCATCACGAATGCGCAAATCTATACCAAAAGCGCAACGACACTGCATTCCAAATGGCTGCTCGTTCCCTTGACGGCCATGTTCTGCAAAAAATCAATCGAAATGGATTATAAAAATACGGAGGATCAATCCATTATCCGGGAAATGAATCGAGCTTCCTTTGTGTTGGCAAACGGCGATAATTTAGAAAAATACTTGGCCGCGGTCAACGGCATTTTTGTTGCTCTCCTGCAATTGACCTTCATTACGTATTTAGCAACCTTGTCAAATCCACTCCTCATTATCATTGTGCTGGCGGTCTCGATTCTGAATACGGCCATCAGCATCCGAGTTCAGAACAAAAACTATCAAATTCATAGAGAGTCATTGCCTGTTGACCGAAAGTGGCGCTATATTATCCAGCTTGCTGCCGAATTGAAATTCGCGAAGGAGGTTCGATTATTCAGCCTTGAAAACTTCGTCACCCGCAAAGGGGACGAAAACAGAAAAGAATTTTTTTCGTTATTCGACAAAATCAATAAAAATGAACGAAAAGGGCTGCTCCTGAATATAGGCATTAATGTGGCCCAAGAAATCGCCATCTTGGTTACGCTCGTGTATTCCGTCATTTTCAGGGGACTCACCATAGGTAATTTTGTTGTGTTAGTGAATGCGGTAAGACAATTCAGCGACAGCTTTCGCGCCCTATTTGACCATATGATCAATCTCTACACGATCAATCATTATATCAATGATTTCTTTGTTTTTCTCCGACGCCAAAGCGACCTGCGAGATCATTCACAACAAATAGTGATCGAAGCGGGAGAACCGCCAGGGAAATTTGAATTCGTCAACGTGTCTTTTCACTACCCCAACGATCCGAGAATGATTTTGAAAAATATAAATTTGACGATAGAACCAGGCGAATGTCTTGTTATTGTAGGCGAAAACGGGGCAGGGAAGACAACGCTTATCAAGCTGTTGATGCGGCTGTATGATGTAACGTCCGGAGCCATCCTGTATAACGGCGTGAATATCAAAGATTATGATTATGACAGCTACATGAATGTATTAGCCACTGTATTTCAAGACTATAAAATATTTGCCGTCAGCGTCTACGAAAATATTACGTTTAAAGAGGCAGAAGAACAAGATGCTGCGGTTCATTCCTTATTGGAACAAAATAATCTAGCGGCCAAAATTCAATCGCTTCCCCATCAGGAAAGAACGGTGTTATCAAGAAGGTTCGA
Proteins encoded in this region:
- a CDS encoding ACP S-malonyltransferase is translated as MEKFAFLFPGQGTQFLQMGKAFYENYPIAKQTFEEASEVSGLDMANLCFHGSVSSMNEFANMQLAILTAEIAIFRAYMNDYGMYPQFAVGHSIGEYAALVSAGAMTFADAITIMAKRGELVSRIIDKNTGHMAIIEQASPQMIEDCIKASNAQESVYISCFNSGSQYAISGWNDKLEAVEQMLLEKGATVSPLFHSPPIHSPLMNEICMEYLDFMNGFEFYPFRFPVISNYTGAPLSNPAQIAQTLTYHLISPVLFTSATNLFHKYGVTATIEMSPKLLLSELINEDRPAITTYCYGLIQDKQKLDELFQSDPNFAKDMPNFAGRCLSILVSTENKNQNQNEYKEVVQIYERIKEKYNEQQRNHVGTTTDPHPEMLDMLIAALRMKRLEPRELKNCVKTLLDETNSFYRFANVYNAL
- a CDS encoding acyl carrier protein, which gives rise to MEDAKVKIKQFVSRFFRKHELQDDDDIFSLGYVNSLFAMQLVMFLEKEFHIRVDNQDLDLNNFRSIHKIVELIERKAGVVNNP
- a CDS encoding acyl-CoA dehydrogenase family protein — its product is MMMKIELTKEQLNWKAEFRDFVDEVVMPYAEKNDREERIDPELMERLKEKGYLGSMLPREYGGLGLDWVTIGILNEEIGRGCSSLRSLVTVHGMVALALLRWGSEEQKHQWLPKMAAGEIIGAFALTEPEVGSDAKNVQSAAVASGHTYVINGHKKWITMGQIADIYLVFAQCEGKPTAFLVERNTPGFTATAISGLLGARASMLAELHLADCVIPKDNMVGSVGTGLSHVALHCLDYGRYTVACGCVGLGQACLEQSVDYSRKRRQFGRALRENQLIQKMITEMTVNVKAARLLCYQSGYLKDVMDPDSIMETWTAKYFASKMVNQAASDAVQIHGANGCSRDYPVERYMRDARINEIIEGTSQMHEMLIALHTIRNI